The nucleotide window GGAAATGCCCCATCTGTTTGACGCAACCTCTTCATGACACCATCATCCACTTCTCTGAAGACCTCCCTCTCGGCCCCTGGTCTCGAGCCGAGGCACACTGCGAGAAAGCCGACCTCTGCCTGGTTCTAGGTTCTTCCCTAACCGTAACACCGGCAAACGAACTTCCCCAACTTGTTGGTGAGCGTGCTGCTGCTCAGAGAAAGAAGCAACAGACGCAGCAACCGGACACGGACCTCGTCATTTGCAATCTCCAGGACACCGACCTTGATTATCTCTGCCCCTCACCGGACCACCGCATATATGCTCGGGCAGACGATTTGATGGAGCGCGTCATGCACTATCTCAGCCTTCCTGTTCCCAACTTTTACGTGCGGAGAAGATTGATTGTTGGAACAGACGTAGACCCAAACCCTGCAGGAGGCAGGCATGTGGTCACTGTCAAGGGCGTGGATGAGGATAACAGCACACCTGCCAGTTTTCTGAGGACCGTCAAGCTTGTGACAGCCGGGGGAAGACCACGTATCGTCAAGACTGAGCCGTTTGTGCTTGGGTGGAGGGGCAAGATTGgtgagatggaggaggagcagaacgGTTCTTTGGCAGAGTGTAGGGCAGACGAGGTTAGGGTCAAGTCAGAGACGCTGACTTTGGGTTTGGAATTCATGGGAAACTACGGCGAGCCGAGCTTCGAGTTACAGCACACTGTACGTGTAAGTATGCCGGACAATGAGTCGGATCCAGAAACTTCCCAGCATAGACAGGTGGCGTCTACTGTGTATGAGCTTGTTTACAATCCGCGCAACGGTACGTGGGTTGGATCACTGTACATGTAATCTTGAGAAATTACATGTACCTAACCTTGGAAAACCGCCTGATTTGTGCTGAACCGGCCAGAGTGTATGAACTTGTTCACAATCTTCGTAACGGCATGTGGGTTATGTTGCTGCAATATTATCTGGATAAACTGCATGTAGTCTCGCCTTGTTGAAAAGGCCAGACGGACATTTGATCCAGTGGAATCTCTTATAAAAGAAGCTGgtcctccctctcttctcgGTTGGAttttctttccatcatcaCAGCACGCTTGAGTCCACGCTACTGCCAGATTTCCAATCTCTTGACAGTACCTACTTTGAACCACAAGACGCCTTCTCCAattctacctacctccacACTCCacctttccacttctttccTCTTGGGACACTAGTCTCAAGACtcagcacacacacacacacaaacacacTCGACCAAGCTCCGCGGGTTACACCGTTCTCTCTCTcgtctctcttctctcttctGTCAATCTCTTGTCCCTCTCGCCCCACCTTCTCAGTCACCATGTCCAACTTCAAGATCACCGAGGCCATGGCCAACGATGTCTTTGGCGATCAAGCCATTGTGTttgacgccgccgccgccgccgccgccgccagccccGTCCCTCCCGCCAACCCCGTCGTCCCCGCCGCTGACGACATCTTCTTCGACCCCCCCTTCTTCGCTGCTGGCCTCGAGGACTACGACCTCGTCTTTCCCGCCAACCCCGCCCCTCTCGCTGGTGCCTCGCCCGTCCCTGCCTTTGCCGCCGACGACGGCCatttcgccgccgccttttTCGCTGGTCGCCCCGAGGAAGACCCCGCCTTGGTCTTTCCTGCCCGCCCCGCTCCTCTCGCTGCCGTCCCTGCCGTCcctgccgccgcccccgCTGCCTCCGTCCCCGTCGCTGCCGTTGACAACAGCTCGTTTCCCGCCGACAACGGCTTATTCCCCGCCGACGTTGCCAATCCCGCCATGTCTGACAACGAATTCAATGTCGACATGGGTAATATCGCCGGTAACGTTGGTGGGAACGACGGCGATAACCTTTTCGGTTTTGGGATGGGGGAGGCCGTGGAcggcggcaacaacaacaataacgaTGGCTGGGCCTACCTCTACGAGGGCAACGGCTCGGTTAACAACGACGGCTCCTTGAACGTGAACGTCCAGGTAAGCATATACTCgtgtatttatagttaaattattgTGCTTTGCTCTTTGCGTCCTTGCTGTTGTAGCCTTGCCCCTTGTTTGATTTACGTACTTTGCCTTGATTTAATTGTTCTGCTTTGCACGTTGTGATTCAGTCATGTCGTATCTGTTCATCATGTCTGCCCCTTTGCTTGCCTTACCTTCAACAACATGTCCAACCTGCTTGTCCTTGATGATCACTGGTCGACTCCAGATCTTCCTTTGCCCCAAGATGTATCGTATTGTTCCATCAAGCCATCCTTTCGTTTACATTCCCCGTGCCAAGCCATCACGCTACTGTACCTACCAAGGAAACATGGTCAGTCACTAACACACCTGATCATCGTTTAGATGCCCGAAAACCTTCTGGACGCTCTGGTCAACGAAGTCCCGGTTGCCGGCACCCCCGCCCCAGGCCCCAACCAAGCGGACAATCTGGGTCCGCGCCTTCAGGCCGGGGAGGGATATGCTCAGGGTGGTATGGAGGCCCCGCAGCCTGCTGTGCCTTCGCCGGTGATGCTGCAGCCGGAGCCGGTTGCAGCCCCTGTGCAGCAGGGAGTACCGTATCCACAGGCGGTACAGCCCCAGATGCCGCCTGCCTCCCGCCCCCTGCCCCGGTTCCCTGCTCCCCGCCCCGTGTCCTGGCTCCATGTCCCCCGCCCCGTGTCCTGGCCCCCTGTCCCCCGCCCCCTGCCCCGGTTCCCTGCCCCGCTCCAGGTCCCGGACCCGATCCTGGCCCCGctgcagcaacagcagtaccagcagcaacagcaccaccagcaccaccagcagcagcaccagcaacaacaagggcagcagcagcagcaccagcaacaacaacaacaagggcagcagcagcagcaccagcaacaacaacaacaacaagggcagcagcagcagcagcagcagcaacaccaggTGTACCAGCCCTGGAAGTTTGCCAAGAAGGTCGAGCCCAAGACCTTCTCTCTCGAAGTCGCGGCCGGTCCCATCCAGGGCACCAATGTCTCGCTGGCAGAGCAGCTGAGGCAGCATGTCCGGGAGCGGGAGGCCTTTGACAACGACCCTCTCCGCCAGGGCCAGGCCGGGGGGCAGCCCTCACAACCTCTGCCCGTCCCCCAGGGCTCCGCTGCTCCCGCTGCACCCGCTCCTCCTAACGCCGACGCTCCACCGGTCAAGCGCGGCCCTGGCCGTCCCAAGGGCGCCAAGAACAAAAACCCTAGGCCCAGGGATCCCGCTgctcccgctgctgctgctgctgctgctgctactcctcctcctcctgacgCCAACGCTCCACCTGCCAGGCGCGGCCCCGGCCGTCCCAAGGGCGCCAAGAACAAAAACCCCAGGCCCAGGGATCCCCTCCACAGGGTGCGCGACGATGGTGGCTCGCGGGTAGCCAAAGCCCGGCCCAGATCAGCTGCCAATGGGGAGCAGATActggctgcggctgcggcggcggcggcggcggcgaacgAGGGGGGGCAGCGGCCGGTGGAGGGCatggatgtggatgttcCGCCGGGAGGAGGTGCTGCTGCGAATGTGCTGGGGCAGCCACCAGGACAAGGAGGTAACATGTATGGTGTGCATGCTGCCTGGGGGGGTAATGCTCAGCTAGGAGGGCACGTTGACGTGGAGGAGATTATTGGGCAGATGAGAGCGAATGGTACATTCACAGACCGTCAGGAAATGGCTCTGAGAGCTTTATACGATAGGGGTATGTAAAATATACAGGTTTTCTTATAACAATATACGTTCTACTCTGTCTCTGTCGTTTGAAGGTTGTTGGGCTGTGTTCGTTCTGGCAGTAGTGTAGTAAGGGAATCTCctctaaccctaacccaaaGCTTTTCTGCCACCAAAAAAGTGCTTCCGATGCTGCTGTAGAACGGCCGGAACGAACACGCTCTTGGGGCTTCGTCTGTTTAGGTTGATATCTGAACAGCGAAATTGACTTTGGTCATCGCAGTTTATGGTTGAGATAGTGACTAATTGCGTGATTCCTGCACTGATGAACAGCAAAAGAGTGTCCCTGATGgtgtttcttttcctctttctttttgttcttcttttttggaGAATGAACTGATAAGCCCGCGATAAGCCCCTTTTCTATTGTTTTGACCCACACTTTCCAACAAGGGCGGCGACATGGTGCataaaccctaaccctaaccatCACTTACACTACTTGTACTATGGTACAAACCTGCAGGTGGTGTCTCCCCACCAAAACGTCATTGGCTGGATCGCTCTTGAATTGGAAAGTTTCTGTGGCTCAAGTCGGTGAAATCGGCTACCGAGTTAACCGAGGTGACGTCATGCACTTTCTGCtggagttgttgttgacctTCATTTATCGACATGTAAATAAACACGGTTTGTTCGTTGTACAGTACCTCTCTCACCGTCTCACGACTACAAgccgcctacctacctacttttaCAGACTACCTACTTTTACAAACTACCTAATTCAGTGTTGCAAGTTCATCACATCACCTCGTTGATTCCTGCTCAAACACAACAGTACTACACCCTTTGCTTACAGGGTCCAGTCCTTGTCAGTTTCAACTGAAGTATCAACATTCCAACAACAATCATGACCGTCCAGAACACCGACGCCGCTCTCGGCGAGCAGCAGCACTTGGGCGACCAACAAAATAGCACGGCCGCGGAAAAGAAACCCAAGAATGAGCATAGATGGATTTGGTTCGTCACGGGTCCGACGGCATGTGGAAAGACGACGGTTGCCAAGGCGTTGGCGGAGAATTTGAATCTCACTTATGTAGAGGGTGATGAtgtgagttttttttttttgtttttttttcctcctttcttATTCCAATTGTACTGCATGGACCTGCGTGGCTGTGTGGCTATAGCCAACCTTTCACGTGGTTTGTACACTCACTGCACGATGCCGTCTTTGCACATTCCCTTACCCCGTCCTGCCCCGCCCCGTGTCCCTTCAGacagtaggtacctacctcagGTACTCTACGACGGAATCTCTTCCGCCCTCTTTCGGTCTCTTTCCGTGatccttacctacctctaccgatcTCCGAGACCCCAGCGGAGCGGCAATGTCTCAGCCCTACCCTCCCGTTGGAGTTGAGCCTCACACATGGCTTCCTGCATCATGAACGTCACTGCATCGTgaacctcacctcacctcatcTCCCCAGCCTCTTTGAACCACACTCACTAACAACAACTCACAGTACCACCCAAAAGCCAACGTCGAGAAAATGTCCCGCGGCGAACCCCTGACCGACGCCGACAGAGCAGGCTGGCTGCAAGCCCTCGCCGAGCACGAAACCGCCAAACCACCCACCTCCTCGTCTCCCCATCTCGTCATCACCTGCTCGGCTTTGAAGCGGCACTACCGCGACATTCTCCGTTTGGGGTCTGAACACGCCGGCGATTTGCGAATTCGCTTCATCTTTTTGCAGGCCCCCGAGGAGGTGCTGACAGAAAGAGCACACAACCGAAAGGGACACTTTGCAAAGGAGAATTTGGTGCATAGCCAGTTTACGATTTTGGAGATGCCGGATCCGACAAAGCcaaaggaggaagggggagagcCGGATGTGCTGGTTGTGAATgtgggggagaaggagaagggggtggaggaggtggtgagggaggtggtggggaggGTGAGGGGGGTGATGCACTTGGGGAGGGAATGAGGGCAGATGGTGTGGAATGGTTTGGGTGGGTAGTGGTGGTTATACCTTGCATGGGTTTGCAGTGGTGTTTGTGGTCTGCTGGCGATGTTGGAGTTAGGACCATGGAAGTTTTCAAGTTGTAATGTCAAGCGTTTGTTTGCCCGGTACGTTTCTTGGGAGTTCAGTCTTGGAtgaagctacctctaccaatGATCCCGTATTGCTTCATGCAAGCCTGTTTCCCTGCGACTTCATGTTGGTTTGGTCATTCGCATGAAGTGTCCTGGTTTGTGAGGATGAGAGGTGGAAGGGATTGGGCGTTTTCATCACTGTGATTGTTCACCATGCGCCAAACCTTCACACTTCGCAGCACATTGGTTTGGAGAATTGTGAATTGGTTGTCAGGCATTGAATGTCTGTTCAAGTGGGTATGTCTTTTGTGTTGGAGGTTGGAAAATGCGAAAACAGAAAACCGCTTGTCTTTGGAGGCGAccggaagaggagagagggtTACGGATGCCGGTGAAGGGGGAAGCTGCTCATGAGAGGAATGGCCGCCCATGGCCGCGACTTCCACATGTTGTTTGCTTGATGAGAAAGTCTCCACACCAAACCTGATGGACTGTCCCGTGGATAtctctagaggtatataAGGCAAGTTCTCTCCCCAATTCTCAAGGTTCCTTTTCTCACCCTCTTCACCATTCAATGCCGCTTGAAGTTCACGCGGTATAACCTCCATTCACCAagatgccgccgccctcaAGGTTCAAATCCAGGTGGAGGCTTTGGACCTGTTATCCAGAAcacttcaccaccacaatgTATGGCCCGCCATGAGCCCTTCACTCGCTCGAACTTTGCACGGTTTTTAtcgttataaatattcgaCCTTCAACTCTCGTTGCTCATCGCACAATTTTCGCTTTTCTGTTATCCATCGCCTTCTCGTGGACCTACAAGCACTTCTTCGAAGACAGAAAACAAGGACAGAtcccgtacctacctctaagaTGTCTCCTATCAGCACGGCTACTACAGCCTTGAACTTCATCACGGCCGTTGCCACCATTGCGCAGCACATACCTGCGCCTACTCCCACACCCACGCCCACGCCCACGCCTACCATCCCCTCTCCACAAGCATCGGAAACAGCTAGTGCGTCATCTGAGCCAACCATATTCGTGCCAGAGCCGTACAACTCCGGCACATCTTTCTTCGCTTCTATCGCAAACATTTTATACATGTTCGTGTACACCATCCCGCGCGCCTACCAAGGCATCCTCGGTCTCTTCATGCGGTCGCAAAATCAAAAAGCGGCTCTTGCCAAGGAAGCCGAAGAGAAAAGCTATCGCATCCAACAAGTGGAGGGCATCAACAAGATCGCTGAGCTTATGCAAGCACAAGGCGAGCGATCGGATAAGATGCTGGAGCTCATGGCGACTATGGCGGATGACAACAAGGCCTTGAAGCAAGACAACAAGGCGTTGCGCCAAACAGTCGAAAAGCTTGAGACGGAAAGCAAAGCGACGAAGGAGGACAACGTAGCGTTGAGGCAGCGCGTCGAAAAGCTTGAGTCGAGGGTGGAGACCAAAGCGATAAAGGCAGAAATTCCCATGGCCGCTGACAAGAGCGCAAAAGACGGCATCAAGGCTCCATTGACGGAGGTGAGCCAGGAAATGACCGAAGCACTACAGGTGGTGATCAAGGAGGCCTTCCAGGATGCATTGAAGGAGGCAAACCCGCCACCGAGGGAAGCGACAAAGGGTCTGATCGAAGGGATGGATAGGATGACGGACAGCATGAGGTCGGTGGTAACGGCTGTCCAGGGGTTGAAGAGGGTGTTTAGAGTTGGCTTGCAGGCAGTGGACAACAATACCCGGGCTCTCGATCACAAGGTGGATTGGATGCTCGATTATTACCTTGATGAGAACGAGAGGTTCCATACTCTCAAGGTAGTTCTTCAGGGACTATTCAACCTTGTTGGCTCTACCTCGCATGCCACTTCAACTACTTCCCATTCATCCTGGGGCGGAGATCCCGTGAAGAGCGAGATTGCAGTGGACAAATCGGGCTGGGAGGAAAGACGAGACCCTTAGTAGAAACGATAATGAAAGACTAGGTAGATTGGACACATGGAAATTACAGTTTTTATTACAGGTACAAGTCTCtcgaagtagaggtacctacctctagtcatACCAATCCACCGTCCCGCTACCATTTGCTAGGAAACACTTCTCACCAAACCTAATTACTTCAACAGCTCCTGCCCCTTGGAACTATGACCAGGCGGTGAATCATCATTCATGGTAGCCCAGGACCATGGAATATTACCTCACGTCCATAAAAAAACATAAAAATAATACGTTTTCCTCTCAAAGATTTCCAGTCCACTTGAAGTATTCGGCTGTAGTGAACGAAGATATTTCTAGAAAACACACTTTACCACTATCTTATGTGTCCATGCTAGACCTAATGCACTGTCATTTGTATAGGCATATACAAGAAGGGTATTTGCTCCGTTTCAAGGTTTCTATTTTTCTCGTCTTCACTATTCACTCCGCATTTCGACAATGTCCACTCATCAATATGCCGCCCTCAAGGTTGAGCTGGAGGTTTGACTCCACCACCCTGATTTCTTGACTATTGCGACCTTCACCGACGTACGGCCCGCTATGAAACCTTATGTTCTACGTGGAACCTGGAAACGGAATGTGAATCTCCagggtataaatattccAGTTATCTCTTCGATTCCTCATTGCGCAAATTCTTCCTCTCTATCAGTCACCACCTTCACTTTCCAACGATCCCGTCGGAAACAACCATGAAATACCACTTTTTGGGTGGCATGATGTCTCCGGTGTCTACAGCAGTCTCAATCGTCGCCACAGGCGCCAATGCccaaaccacaaccacagcaGCTGCAGTAGCCACTACCATGACAACTATGTTCACGTCGACATTGGGTACAATCATCCAACAACAGACGGTACCAAGCCCTACTACCATCCTTCCCCCGGCATCAAAAACAGCACCAGAGGCAGCACCCGGCGGTGCAACATCACCCAGGCCATTTTTGTCAGAGCCGTACGCCTCTGCCATCACTTTATTTGCAGCCATCACAACCATCatctacttcttcttctacctcaTCCCCTTCGATATCATGGGCATATGCCAATTTTCTCGACGCGTCAAAAAGAGACAAAGGAAACTTGCCGAGAAGCGGGAGAAACGAGAGGCAAAGAGGGAGCAAGTCGTCGAGAGGCGAAGAAAGGATGTGCAAATCACCGAAACGCACGCCTACCGGGTTCATCAGATTCTGGATTCCGAGAGGCAGACCAACGCTCAGATCCTCACTTGGGAGGAAAGCAAGAGGATGAGGGAAACCATGGAAAAGATGGCGAATACTATGGAGACGGTGGTGAGGGCTGTAAAGGGGCTGGAGGGGGTATTTCAAGTTGGCTTAGAAGCAGTAGAGGATAGGACTAGGGCTCTTGATCACAAGGTGGACTGGATGCTGGACGATTACCTGGCTGAGAACGATAGATTTCACGCTCTTAAGGTAATTCTCCAGGGGTTGCTAGAGCATATGGCCTCTACGTCAACTACTAATTCCTCTACTGACCAGTCATCCTGGGGTGGAGATATCGTAGAGAGCCGGATCATTGTGGAAGAATTCAATTGGGAGGAGAAACAACAGCcctggtagaggtagaaagAATACCTCACCTCTAGTAGTGAAGGACTGAACTGGAGACATGAAAATCACTGTTTCTGTCACGGATACAGGTCTCTAGAggtaaaggtagaggtagttatattaatccaCCGTCCCGCTATCGTTTGCTTTGTAGGAAACACTTCTTACCAAACGTAATACAGTGCCAtccatagaggtatgtacatgaaatggtacctctacctacagCTACGTACGTGTAGCTGAAGAGCAATTAGGTACAACCTGTAGGAAACACTCTTTTGAGCTCCCCTTTCTTCTGCACCTTACCACCATTTACTCCCACTCATACAACACCCATGCAATAAGGCACGGTTCTCAAGGTTTAGGCGgcgttttctcttctccatcTTGCTTTCTGGCCTACAGGTTTTGGAACCCTTCACCAATATACAACCCACTATAGACCCTTCACTACCAGGTAAAGCCTCATGAATTCCATGATGACCTGttcctataaatatcctaCCCTTTTCCCCCATTACCCATCACACCAAACTTTTCTTTGCATTactcaacatcatcaagccCCAAGGACTCCTTCGAGAACCAGGTATCAACCACTACACGTCCCGTGCCAGGATGTCTCCAGTATCCGCAACCACTCCAACAGCCATTGCCAGCAATTCCCAACCGACGATGGTGTGAGCAGATGCAATGacctccaccatcaccatgccGTCCTCTAACATGGTGACCGTCGTACAACCGGCGCCGTCTACGGCCTCCACAGtctctaccaccaccatcttcgTCTACAGCCAGGAACCGCCGTCGACAGCCAGTACTTCGACTGCACCTGAACCACTGATTCCCGAACCGTACAACTCCGTTTTCACGTTCATAGGCGTGATTGCAGCCATCGTCTACTTCATTGGATACACCATTCCGCATTGCAAAAAGAAGTTCATCAAGTGGCTCCGACGCAAGAAAATCCGGGAACAACGACTCACCAAGGAACGggaggaaaaagaggaaaagcgTGAGAAAAAGGAGGCCAAGCTCGAAACGCGGACCTACCAACTCTACTAGATGCAGAGTACTGcggattttattaaaggttagtACGCTTATATGAAGGAGAGTAGAGCTATTAGGGAAGGCGTCGAGAAGGTTGTCACGGGCGTGCAAGTACTGCCGGAGGCCATGATGAATTCCATGGCGGAATTCATTAAGGGGGCGGTGAAAGAGGGATACGAGAACGGCGCGAAGGACGCGATGAAGGGCGTGGGGGAGATCATCACGAAGGCAGTCATGGAGGGTACCAAGCATGGGTACAAGGAGGGATTCAAAGACGCGATAGAGGGAATAGAGGAGGTGATCGCAAAGGCAGTGACGAAGGGAACTAGTAAGGGCATTAAGGGTGCGATAAAGGAAGTGAATCAAACGGCAAGCGACGGCGTAGAAAAGGTTGTGACCGCGGTCCAGGGGATAGAGGAGATGATGAAAGTGGGCCTCGAAGAGATGGATCTGAGGGCCCGGTCGATCGAGTATCGAGTAGATTGGATGCTCGATTACCACTTGGATGAGAACGAGAGGTTTGGTCTCCTCAAGGCGATTCTCCTTGGATTGCTGAGGAAGGATGACCCTCCCAGTGATCCCCAGGCATTTTGGGGTGCAGATCCAGTCCATGTCGAGAATCAGATCACGGTGAACGAATCGGACTCGAAGAATGACAGAAAGCCGTGGTAGGAACTTTGGTAGAGGAATTCAGACTTCGGTTACCAGAGAAGCAAATAAAATCACGAACTTTTCACAGTACGCTAGtccctaggtacctaggtacctacagtCAAGTCGAAGTGTCCGgtgcatacctctaccatgTCCACCTtcggtagaggtacaggGGTATTATCATTACATTATAGCGTATTACTACCACCTTAGGTCCCTTACCTGGAGGCACACATGTCTTTCCTCAACTCTCAAGGTTcatgtttctttttgtttgcTCTTCACCCTTCACTCCCACCCACCCCCACATCACggcacctagaggtacttaccaACACGCCGCCATTAAGGAGACTCTCGTGCTTCTTTTGAACCTTGATTTCTGTTCCTTTCCAGGTTCGGAACACTTCACCAATGTACGACCCACTGAACAGAGGCCCTTCactgcgtagaggtagaatatTTTTTCCATACCTAGATATAAAGAATCCATCAACCTCAGTTACCCATCCCACCGACCTTCCTCTCCATTACTCACCACTGGTCAATTCATCATAC belongs to Neurospora crassa OR74A linkage group IV, whole genome shotgun sequence and includes:
- the nst-7 gene encoding transcriptional regulator; protein product: MAQGRQATKKSVDVLQAIPTKTHMALVELQERGILKGLISQNCDGLHRRSGIRADMISELHGNTNIEHCKNCGKEFLRDFYAVAPDNRPLHDHRTGRKCPICLTQPLHDTIIHFSEDLPLGPWSRAEAHCEKADLCLVLGSSLTVTPANELPQLVGERAAAQRKKQQTQQPDTDLVICNLQDTDLDYLCPSPDHRIYARADDLMERVMHYLSLPVPNFYVRRRLIVGTDVDPNPAGGRHVVTVKGVDEDNSTPASFLRTVKLVTAGGRPRIVKTEPFVLGWRGKIGEMEEEQNGSLAECRADEVRVKSETLTLGLEFMGNYGEPSFELQHTVRVSMPDNESDPETSQHRQVASTVYELVYNPRNGTWVGSLYM
- a CDS encoding thermoresistant gluconokinase, which codes for MTVQNTDAALGEQQHLGDQQNSTAAEKKPKNEHRWIWFVTGPTACGKTTVAKALAENLNLTYVEGDDYHPKANVEKMSRGEPLTDADRAGWLQALAEHETAKPPTSSSPHLVITCSALKRHYRDILRLGSEHAGDLRIRFIFLQAPEEVLTERAHNRKGHFAKENLVHSQFTILEMPDPTKPKEEGGEPDVLVVNVGEKEKGVEEVVREVVGRVRGVMHLGRE